A single Mucilaginibacter inviolabilis DNA region contains:
- the rbfA gene encoding 30S ribosome-binding factor RbfA: MESKRQQKFAGVIQQDLAAIFQREGMNYLPNTLVTITKVRVTPDLAIARIFLSFFGNNNLQLALQTIKSHASEIRYKLGARIKDQVRIIPQLEFFVDDTSEYVERMDKIFEKISKEERQPDTE, encoded by the coding sequence ATGGAATCAAAACGTCAGCAAAAATTTGCCGGAGTAATACAGCAGGACCTGGCCGCCATATTTCAGCGCGAAGGCATGAACTATTTGCCCAATACCCTGGTAACCATTACTAAAGTACGCGTAACGCCAGACCTGGCCATTGCCCGAATATTTTTAAGCTTTTTTGGCAACAATAATTTGCAGTTGGCCCTGCAAACCATCAAATCGCATGCTTCCGAGATCAGGTATAAACTGGGAGCCCGCATTAAAGACCAGGTAAGGATCATTCCGCAATTGGAATTTTTTGTAGATGATACCAGCGAATATGTGGAGCGTATGGACAAGATATTTGAAAAAATAAGCAAAGAAGAGCGCCAGCCCGATACTGAATAA
- a CDS encoding energy transducer TonB has protein sequence MIKRLFILFTLMVIIDHVASAQPAFKGGQNALMDFLRTQIVYPEYSSKNCISGTIDVAFRLDHQGKVTSANVQQGLGIDLDDEALRVIKLTSGHWTIPADYNENTNLVQPIRFDPSQTNCGTLNSAANMQAAIDDYKNRQELENAVTNYYINKYKGKADTSKEPTILALKKQLGFDDELIGDLLKQANQKLKQGDKEGACTDWTFIRNIGSDKADSFIKKYCGQ, from the coding sequence ATGATAAAGCGCTTGTTTATCCTCTTTACGCTGATGGTGATAATAGACCATGTGGCTTCTGCCCAACCCGCTTTTAAGGGCGGGCAAAACGCGCTTATGGATTTTTTACGAACCCAAATTGTATACCCTGAATACTCCAGCAAAAACTGTATTTCGGGGACTATTGATGTGGCTTTCCGGCTTGACCATCAAGGCAAAGTAACCAGCGCCAACGTACAGCAAGGCCTGGGTATCGATCTGGACGACGAAGCCCTCCGGGTTATTAAATTGACATCTGGCCATTGGACCATACCTGCTGATTATAACGAGAATACCAACCTGGTACAACCTATCCGCTTTGATCCTTCCCAAACCAATTGTGGCACCCTGAATAGCGCAGCAAATATGCAAGCTGCTATTGACGATTATAAAAACAGACAGGAGTTAGAAAATGCCGTTACCAATTACTACATCAACAAATACAAGGGCAAGGCCGACACCAGCAAAGAGCCCACAATTCTGGCCTTAAAAAAACAACTGGGTTTTGACGACGAGTTAATTGGCGATCTGCTAAAACAGGCTAATCAAAAATTAAAACAGGGAGATAAAGAAGGCGCCTGTACCGACTGGACCTTTATCCGCAACATAGGCAGCGATAAAGCCGACAGTTTTATTAAAAAATATTGCGGGCAATAA
- a CDS encoding SMI1/KNR4 family protein — MNTISESFEIILKKQHEWNYLFPRIIRKPASMQDILNIESALEITFNNELRELYLFADGTDIDNITPCGLTGLIPIHNFLSLENAVQYYNMSITFEESFHNWEQDFQVNKKLFPFLEDGAGNCYWVDLNERTNNYGQIFWTNTFGQDPDYTYTSLTNMFNVIAECYKTGIITIDNEGYLTCDYDAFRHLSRAYNPELLFYTDNYN, encoded by the coding sequence ATGAATACTATATCTGAGAGTTTCGAAATCATTCTTAAAAAGCAACATGAATGGAATTATCTTTTTCCCAGGATAATAAGAAAACCAGCAAGCATGCAGGATATCCTTAATATTGAATCAGCACTTGAGATTACCTTTAATAACGAGCTAAGAGAACTGTATTTATTTGCAGATGGGACGGATATTGATAACATTACCCCTTGTGGGCTTACAGGCTTAATACCTATTCATAACTTTTTAAGCTTAGAAAACGCCGTCCAATATTATAACATGAGTATAACCTTTGAAGAAAGCTTCCATAATTGGGAACAAGACTTCCAGGTTAATAAAAAATTATTCCCCTTTTTGGAAGATGGTGCCGGTAACTGCTATTGGGTTGATTTAAATGAAAGGACCAATAATTACGGCCAAATATTTTGGACAAACACATTTGGTCAAGATCCTGACTATACGTATACATCGCTCACAAACATGTTCAATGTAATTGCAGAGTGTTACAAAACAGGAATCATAACTATTGATAACGAAGGTTACCTTACTTGTGACTATGATGCCTTTAGACATCTTTCCCGGGCATATAACCCAGAGCTATTGTTTTACACTGATAATTATAATTAG
- a CDS encoding FtsX-like permease family protein: protein MHAINIISGISMLGVLIGSAALIIILSVFNGFEKVILSLYSNFTPEIKIETRLGKTFNPDTPYFNTLHQDKRLISYTQVLQEKALIKYGDKTFLGTVKGVSDDFLKNKRLDSTVQVGSFTLKSGGQNFAVIGATIQNNLGINVHDELSPIQIYSPRRGTESSDNPLNEFVVRSINPSGVFGIQQEFDDIVVTPLEFARDLLDQPKEVSSIELTYKKGTDLASVQNKIINDIGTKFTVKNRKEQNTELYKTLNYERWSIFMILTFVLIIAIFNIIGSLTMLVIDKRKDIAILSSLGANKQTIQGIFFFEGMMISFIGCIAGIILGLIFCLLQQHFGWIKMGAQMSVIDAYPVDINPVDVGLVFLTVGIISVIASGISARLSIKGLDEIKQDL, encoded by the coding sequence ATGCACGCTATTAACATCATTTCGGGCATTTCTATGCTCGGCGTTTTAATAGGCAGCGCGGCGCTTATCATTATTTTATCGGTATTTAATGGTTTCGAAAAAGTGATCCTATCGTTGTATAGTAACTTTACACCCGAAATAAAGATCGAGACCCGGCTCGGTAAAACTTTTAATCCGGATACCCCTTACTTTAATACATTACACCAGGATAAACGCCTTATTTCCTATACACAAGTACTTCAGGAAAAGGCCCTGATCAAATACGGCGACAAAACTTTTTTAGGAACCGTAAAAGGTGTAAGCGACGATTTTTTAAAAAATAAGCGTTTAGATAGTACCGTGCAGGTGGGCTCCTTCACCTTAAAAAGCGGCGGCCAAAACTTCGCGGTTATTGGCGCAACTATCCAAAATAATCTTGGCATTAATGTCCATGATGAGCTTTCACCCATACAAATATATTCGCCCCGGCGAGGGACCGAAAGCTCAGACAATCCGCTTAATGAATTTGTGGTTCGTTCCATCAATCCATCCGGCGTGTTTGGTATACAGCAGGAGTTTGATGATATCGTGGTAACACCACTCGAATTTGCCCGCGATCTGCTCGATCAGCCCAAAGAAGTATCATCTATTGAGCTTACCTATAAAAAAGGCACTGATCTTGCATCTGTACAAAACAAAATAATAAATGATATCGGCACAAAGTTCACCGTAAAAAACCGTAAAGAACAAAATACCGAACTGTACAAAACATTAAATTACGAACGTTGGTCGATATTCATGATACTTACCTTCGTGCTTATCATAGCTATATTTAACATTATTGGTTCCTTAACCATGCTGGTGATTGATAAGCGTAAGGATATTGCCATACTTAGTAGTCTGGGCGCCAACAAGCAAACCATTCAAGGTATTTTCTTTTTTGAGGGGATGATGATATCATTCATAGGTTGCATTGCCGGCATCATTTTAGGTTTGATATTCTGCTTGTTGCAACAGCATTTTGGCTGGATAAAAATGGGCGCGCAAATGTCCGTAATTGATGCTTATCCGGTTGATATTAACCCGGTTGATGTTGGCCTGGTATTTTTAACAGTTGGCATTATTTCTGTAATAGCATCGGGCATCAGCGCACGATTAAGTATTAAAGGTTTAGATGAAATCAAACAGGATTTGTAA
- a CDS encoding FecR family protein — protein MDNDEIKLLLVKYITREADEQETDRVREWVKAHPENEQYFAQLYEAWQNMMYLKPEIVDEEKAYQKFLSTIPRETKYRQLYKWSKIAAVVALFSVLSVFLIRHYSQNVQSIRIVSVNKGGIKKIVLMDGTLVWLNAGSKLNYNTDFGKKNRTVYLEGEAFFEIAPGKKTIPFIVNTKNYTIRDIGTKFNLKSYPNDSFFETTVIKGEVSVEGNVDNNTREMSRIYVKPRQVLRIYYQQQKEKYTYNSDDQTTKELNEIQVLQVDSANMDKYDGWKEDLLVFDGNTLNEISSVLERRYNVKIIINDAGLQNLKYSGSFKNIATIDKVLGLIKGNTDIDYTIDGSTVTITKRTN, from the coding sequence ATGGATAACGACGAGATAAAACTATTATTGGTAAAGTATATTACCCGAGAGGCTGATGAGCAGGAGACAGACCGGGTAAGGGAATGGGTAAAAGCACATCCGGAAAATGAGCAGTACTTTGCGCAGCTGTATGAGGCCTGGCAAAATATGATGTACCTGAAGCCGGAGATTGTTGATGAAGAAAAAGCATATCAAAAATTTTTATCGACCATACCGCGGGAAACTAAATACAGACAATTATATAAATGGAGCAAGATAGCAGCCGTTGTAGCGCTGTTTAGTGTGCTTTCCGTTTTCTTGATAAGGCATTATTCACAAAATGTGCAAAGCATCAGAATAGTATCTGTTAATAAAGGAGGTATTAAAAAAATAGTTTTAATGGATGGTACACTTGTTTGGCTAAACGCAGGCAGCAAGTTAAACTACAATACTGATTTTGGTAAAAAAAACCGGACAGTTTATTTAGAAGGAGAGGCATTCTTTGAAATAGCACCCGGAAAAAAAACTATCCCCTTTATTGTTAATACAAAAAATTATACCATCAGGGATATCGGCACCAAGTTTAATTTGAAGTCATACCCTAACGACTCTTTCTTTGAAACAACGGTTATTAAAGGTGAGGTTTCGGTTGAGGGCAATGTTGATAACAATACCCGCGAAATGAGCCGTATATATGTTAAACCAAGGCAGGTACTGCGGATATATTATCAGCAACAGAAAGAAAAATACACCTATAACTCAGATGATCAAACAACCAAAGAGCTGAACGAGATCCAGGTTTTACAAGTCGACTCGGCCAATATGGATAAGTATGATGGCTGGAAAGAAGATTTGCTGGTATTTGACGGCAATACGCTCAATGAAATATCCAGCGTACTGGAGCGCCGGTACAATGTAAAAATAATCATCAATGATGCCGGGCTACAAAATTTAAAATATTCCGGAAGCTTTAAAAATATAGCCACTATTGATAAAGTATTGGGCTTAATAAAAGGAAATACAGACATTGATTATACTATAGATGGCAGTACTGTAACCATTACCAAAAGAACCAACTAA
- a CDS encoding peptidoglycan DD-metalloendopeptidase family protein — protein sequence MDPHARLQAYLQNNPATIGKVVDYNAGTDRLFSLDFTAANTELNMAIIADTQQFSDWVSEKLKTNNCRYGIGGYMEHRTIYAMSPHFDTDNEPRRLHLGVDIWGDAGTPIYSPFDGTVHSFQDNNNLGDYGPTIILQHNLDGLILYSLYGHLSRKSLDGLTVDMPIHKNQQIATLGNNQENGQWPPHLHFQLLYNMEGKQGDYPGVCKYSEKEKYELNVPDPKLVLGF from the coding sequence ATGGATCCGCATGCCCGCCTACAAGCGTATTTGCAAAATAACCCCGCCACCATTGGCAAAGTGGTTGACTATAATGCCGGCACCGACCGGCTTTTTTCATTGGATTTTACCGCTGCCAACACCGAGCTCAACATGGCCATTATTGCAGATACACAGCAATTTAGTGATTGGGTAAGTGAAAAGCTAAAAACCAACAATTGTCGCTACGGCATTGGTGGCTATATGGAGCACCGCACCATTTATGCCATGAGCCCGCATTTTGATACCGATAATGAACCACGCCGCCTGCATCTGGGTGTTGATATCTGGGGCGATGCGGGCACGCCCATCTATTCACCATTTGATGGCACGGTACATAGTTTTCAGGATAATAATAACCTGGGCGATTACGGCCCCACTATTATATTGCAACACAACCTCGATGGCTTAATCTTATACAGCCTATACGGCCACCTGAGCCGTAAAAGTTTGGATGGGCTGACTGTTGATATGCCTATCCATAAAAACCAACAGATAGCCACGCTGGGTAACAACCAGGAGAATGGTCAATGGCCTCCGCATCTACATTTTCAGCTCCTATATAACATGGAAGGCAAACAGGGCGACTATCCGGGAGTATGCAAATATTCTGAAAAGGAAAAATATGAATTGAACGTTCCCGACCCAAAACTAGTGCTGGGGTTTTAG
- a CDS encoding RNA polymerase sigma-70 factor, which translates to MITKNDEILITKLTQGDTRAFEALFKLYYTRLTLFCNRFVNDLSISEEIVADVFALLWEKGHEVTFSTSVGSYLFKMVQNRSLNYLKHQKIENLYVAYLEKNNLFDEVRNTVESGYEEKELTHQINAAINTLPEKCREIFVMSRFSDMKYKEIASKLNISPKTVERQVGIALEKLRQTLKHVTYLFFL; encoded by the coding sequence ATGATTACTAAAAACGACGAAATACTCATTACCAAGCTTACGCAAGGCGACACAAGGGCATTTGAGGCTTTATTTAAGCTTTATTATACCCGGCTTACGCTTTTTTGCAATCGTTTTGTAAATGATCTTTCTATTTCTGAAGAAATTGTTGCTGATGTCTTCGCTCTTTTATGGGAGAAGGGGCATGAAGTTACTTTTTCAACTTCGGTAGGCTCTTATTTATTTAAAATGGTACAAAACCGGAGCCTGAATTATTTAAAACATCAGAAAATAGAGAATTTATATGTGGCTTACCTGGAAAAGAATAATCTTTTTGATGAGGTACGTAACACGGTTGAAAGCGGGTACGAAGAAAAAGAATTAACCCATCAAATTAACGCAGCTATTAATACCCTGCCCGAAAAATGCCGCGAAATTTTTGTGATGAGCCGTTTCAGCGATATGAAGTATAAAGAGATTGCCAGTAAACTCAATATTTCGCCCAAAACGGTTGAGCGCCAAGTGGGCATAGCACTTGAAAAACTGCGGCAAACTTTAAAACACGTAACCTACCTGTTTTTTCTATAA